The Naumovozyma dairenensis CBS 421 chromosome 3, complete genome genome has a window encoding:
- the NDAI0C01450 gene encoding putative haloacid dehalogenase-like hydrolase (similar to Saccharomyces cerevisiae YOR131C; ancestral locus Anc_5.465), which translates to MGRLNNFSRMNNRVIKAVVFDMDGTMCIPQPWMFPAMRSAVGLNDKSIDILTYIDELPTEAARTEANLRIEEVEEKAMREMLPQPGLVELLEFLTVNNISKNICTRNVIKPVDYLLTRFIPKDYSKFEHIITRDFRPTKPNPDPLLHIAKKLNIESNEMMMIGDSFDDMKSGRSAGCVTVLLKNHVNGNVLTEHDKLVDTAVNSLSDVIKIVETLNGHQTEIHSYQH; encoded by the coding sequence ATGGGTagattgaataattttagTAGAATGAATAATCGTGTCATTAAAGCAGTAGTATTCGACATGGATGGGACAATGTGTATCCCTCAACCGTGGATGTTCCCAGCAATGAGAAGTGCAGTTGGCCTCAACgataaatcaattgatattttaaCATATATCGATGAACTACCTACAGAGGCGGCAAGGACGGAAGCAAATCTTCGTATTGAAGAAGTGGAAGAGAAGGCAATGAGAGAAATGCTGCCACAACCGGGCCTCgtagaattattagaattcTTGACCGTGAATAATATTAGTAAGAATATCTGTACGAGGAATGTGATTAAACCTGTGGATTATTTACTTACGAGGTTTATTCCAAAGGattattccaaatttgaaCATATTATTACAAGAGATTTTAGACCGACAAAACCCAATCCAGATCCATTACTTCATATTGCTAAAAAGTTAAATATTGAGTCCAAtgaaatgatgatgatcggtgattcatttgatgatatGAAAAGTGGACGTTCAGCAGGTTGTGTGACAGTTCTACTAAAGAATCATGTTAATGGTAACGTTTTGACTGAACATGATAAATTAGTCGATACTGCGGTTAATTCGTTATCTGATGTTATCAAGATAGTGGAAACTTTAAATGGACACCAAACCGAGATACATTCATATCAGCATTGA
- the EFT1 gene encoding elongation factor 2 (similar to Saccharomyces cerevisiae EFT2 (YDR385W) and EFT1 (YOR133W); ancestral locus Anc_5.467), producing the protein MVAFTVDQMRGLMDTVTNVRNMSVIAHVDHGKSTLTDSLVQKAGIISAAKAGEARFMDTRKDEQERGITIKSTAISLYSEMPEEDVKDINQKTEGNSFLINLIDSPGHVDFSSEVTAALRVTDGALVVVDTVEGVCVQTETVLRQALGERIKPVVCINKVDRALLELQVSKEDLYQSFSRTVESVNVIISTYADEVLGDVQVYPSKGTVAFGSGLHGWAFTIRQFAARYAKKFGVDKVKMMERLWGDSYFNPKTKKWTNKDTDADGKPLERAFNIVVLDPIFRIFAAVMNFKKDEIPVLLEKLEINLKGDEKDLEGKALLKTVMKKFLPAADALMEMIVMNLPSPVTAQAYRAEQLYEGPSDDANCMAIKKCDPKADLMLYVSKMVPTSDKGRFXXXXXXXXXXTMRRATYVRFLLAEPKIPRTSFLVEIQCPEQAVGGIYSVLNKKRGQVISEEQRPGTPLFTVKAYLPVNESFGFTGELRQATGGQAFPQMVFDHWATLGSDPLDPTTKAGEIVLAARKRHGMKEEVPGWQEYYDKL; encoded by the coding sequence ATGGTTGCTTTCACTGTTGACCAAATGCGTGGCTTAATGGACACTGTTACCAACGTCCGTAACATGTCTGTTATTGCGCACGTCGATCATGGTAAATCTACTTTAACCGATTCTTTAGTCCAAAAGGCTGGTATTATTTCCGCTGCTAAGGCTGGTGAAGCCCGTTTCATGGATACCAGAAAGgatgaacaagaaagaGGTATTACTATTAAGTCTACCGCTATTTCTTTATACTCCGAAATGCCAGAAGAAGATGTCAAGGATATCAACCAAAAGACTGAAGGTAACTCTTTCTTGATTAACTTGATCGATTCCCCAGGTCACGTCGATTTCTCTTCAGAAGTTACTGCTGCTTTACGTGTTACTGATGGTGCTTTAGTTGTTGTCGATACCGTTGAAGGTGTTTGTGTCCAAACTGAAACTGTTTTGAGACAAGCTTTAGGTGAAAGAATTAAGCCAGTTGTCTGTATCAACAAGGTTGACAGAGCTTTATTGGAATTACAAGTTTCCAAGGAAGATTTGTACCAATCCTTTTCCAGAACTGTTGAATCTGTTAACGTTATTATCTCTACTTACGCTGACGAAGTCTTAGGTGATGTTCAAGTTTACCCATCCAAGGGTACCGTTGCCTTCGGCTCCGGTTTACACGGTTGGGCTTTCACTATCCGTCAATTTGCCGCCAGATACGCTAAGAAATTCGGTGTTGACAAGGTTAAGATGATGGAAAGATTATGGGGTGACTCTTACTTCAATCCAAAGACTAAGAAATGGACTAACAAGGACACTGATGCTGATGGTAAGCCATTAGAAAGAGCTTTCAACATCGTCGTTTTGGACCCAATCTTCAGAATCTTCGCTGCTGTCATGAACTTCAAGAAGGATGAAATTCCAGTCTTATTAGAAAAGTTGGAAATTAACTTGAAGGGTGACGAAAAAGATTTGGAAGGTAAGGCTTTATTGAAGACTGTTATGAAGAAGTTCTTACCAGCTGCTGATGCTTTAATGGAAATGATTGTCATGAACTTACCATCTCCAGTTACTGCTCAAGCTTACAGAGCTGAACAATTATACGAAGGTCCATCTGATGATGCCAACTGTATGGCTATCAAGAAGTGTGATCCAAAGGCTGATCTAATGTTGTACGTCTCCAAGATGGTTCCAACCTCTGATAAGGGTAGATTCNNNNNNNNNNNNNNNNNNNNNNNNNNNNNAACCATGAGAAGAGCTACTTACGTCCGGTTCTTGTTGGCTGAACCAAAGATACCAAGAACCAGTTTCTTGGTCGAAATTCAATGTCCAGAACAAGCTGTTGGTGGTATTTATTCTGTCTTGAACAAGAAGAGAGGTCAAGTTATTTCTGAAGAACAAAGACCAGGTACTCCATTGTTTACCGTCAAGGCTTACTTACCAGTTAACGAATCTTTCGGTTTCACTGGTGAATTGAGACAAGCTACTGGTGGTCAAGCTTTCCCACAAATGGTGTTCGACCATTGGGCTACTTTAGGTAGTGATCCATTAGATCCAACCACCAAAGCCGGTGAAATTGTCTTGGCTGCTCGTAAGAGACACGGTATGAAGGAAGAAGTTCCAGGCTGGCAAGAATACTACGACAAATTATAA
- the RPP2B gene encoding ribosomal protein P2 (similar to Saccharomyces cerevisiae RPP2B (YDR382W); ancestral locus Anc_5.462) encodes MKYLAAYLLLVQGGNASPSAADIKQVIESVGVEAEDSRINELLTSLEGKGSLDEIIAEGSKKFASVPAGGAAVGGSSAAAAAGASGEAAAEEKEEEAKEESDDDMGFGLFD; translated from the coding sequence ATGAAGTACTTAGCTGCATACTTATTATTGGTTCAAGGTGGTAACGCTTCTCCATCTGCCGCTGACATCAAACAAGTTATTGAATCTGTCGGTGTTGAAGCTGAAGATTCCAGAATTAACGAATTGTTGACCTCTTTGGAAGGTAAGGGTTCCTTAGATGAAATCATTGCTGAAGGTTCCAAGAAATTCGCTTCTGTTCCAGCTGGTGGTGCCGCTGTCGGTGGTTCCtctgctgctgctgctgccGGTGCTTCTGGTGAAGCTGCCGctgaagaaaaggaagaagaagctaaGGAAGAATCCGATGATGACATGGGTTTCGGTTTATTCGATTAA
- the BAG7 gene encoding GTPase-activating protein BAG7 (similar to Saccharomyces cerevisiae SAC7 (YDR389W) and BAG7 (YOR134W); ancestral locus Anc_5.471): MPDSKLQIPSIKIQNPQSNTITSSSTENKEMMTTTSPQSPILSPSEFKNYRDTFITTQNDFKGKIFGTSLHESLKLAHAQVILQDELISFGSIPIVVAKCGSYLKTNGLKTSGIFRIGGNNKRVRELQNIFCDPSQDFGLKFDEWDHYSIHDVATLLKRYLNNLDEPLISLNLYEGFREPLRKRQDIIDYLNAKETEKQDIEEQIPTDDNIEEEEQFEMTRYKKKLARDIREAIAEYEDLFTKLPNERKQLTIYLLDLLNLFVRQSDVNLMTAKNLSAIFQPSILSHPNHDMDPVEYELSRSVVEFLIVHSYKLLPHLVKDTKKSQKQDNATRQQSKDEKSSPNTFGEQVNSPILIPSKTSSNDTNPSPILKGDNLLLSPIASPKVTITTTPTHSKFPKLNIFSTSPVSNSSKRSPQRSIDSSLLTPVTSPVIGMMNAKELTIPRGEPNKNRRKSSGGSSSNNGTTHRHSSGGLKFFSWIQGKSKETNERPNIVIPEDALTDGDDDDEEERQINDDDNDNTINKLEHLSSSFSYNPGAERPSRPQISFSDPHITTIQNAAASSGTIFLEPSLSPPTHPYHERRRGSWLQRLNKKTLTPQVLIKIDSDMKININV, from the coding sequence atgcCAGATTCAAAACTACAAATCCCCAGCATAAAAATACAGAATCCTCAATCAAATACCATAACGTCATCCAGTACCGAgaataaagaaatgatgACGACAACTTCGCCACAATCACCAATACTATCACCTTctgaatttaaaaattatagAGATACATTCATAACAACACAAAACGATTTCAAAGGTAAAATATTCGGTACATCATTACATGAAAGTTTAAAATTAGCTCATGCACAAGTAATACTTCaagatgaattaattaGCTTCGGATCTATCCCCATCGTTGTAGCTAAGTGTGGTtcatatttgaaaactAATGGGTTAAAAACTTCTGGAATATTTAGAATTGGTGGGAATAATAAACGTGTTAgagaattacaaaatatattttgtgACCCTAGTCAAGATTTTGGAttgaaatttgatgaatGGGATCATTATTCTATTCATGATGTGGCTACTTTGTTGAAACGATATTTAAATAACTTGGATGAAcctttgatttctttgaatttgtaTGAAGGTTTTAGGGAACCATTAAGGAAAAGAcaagatattattgattatttaaatgCTAAAGAGACTGAAAAGcaagatattgaagaacaaataCCTACCGATGACAAcattgaagaagaggaacAATTTGAAATGACTAGatataaaaagaaattagcAAGAGATATACGAGAGGCCATTGCCGAAtatgaagatttatttACAAAGTTACcaaatgaaagaaaacaattaacgatttatttgttagatttattgaatttgtttGTTAGACAATCTGATGTTAATTTGATGACAGCCAAAAACTTATCGGCTATTTTCCAACCTTCCATTTTATCGCATCCAAACCATGATATGGATCCTGTTGAATATGAACTTTCCAGATCAGTAGTGGAATTCTTGATAGTTCACTcatataaattattacctCATTTAGTGAAGGATACCAAGAAAAGTCAAAAACAAGATAATGCTACTAGACAGCAAAGTAAAGATGAGAAATCGTCACCAAATACATTTGGAGAACAAGTCAATTCACCAATACTTATACCATCAAAGACAAGCAGTAATGATACTAATCCTTCACCAATTCTAAAAGGGGATAATTTGTTGTTATCACCAATAGCAAGTCCAAAAGTTACCATCACTACAACGCCAACTCATTCAAAATTTCctaaattgaatatattctcTACATCACCTGTATCAAACTCTTCAAAAAGAAGTCCTCAAAGGTCTATCgattcatctttattaacACCGGTAACATCACCAGTAATAGGAATGATGAATGCCAAAGAATTAACTATACCGAGAGGTGAACCTAATAAGAATAGACGTAAAAGTAGTGGTGGTAGTAGCAGTAATAATGGTACAACCCATAGACATAGTAGTGGtggtttgaaatttttctcATGGATACAAGGTAAGAGCAAAGAAACTAATGAGCGTCCTAATATTGTTATTCCAGAGGATGCCCTTACagatggtgatgatgatgatgaggaagaGAGACAAATTAATGATGACGATAACGATAACACTATCAATAAGCTAGAAcatttatcatcatccttCTCATACAACCCAGGTGCTGAGAGACCATCTCGACCACAGATATCATTTTCTGATCCTCATATCACAACGATACAAAATGCCGCTGCTTCAAGTGGTACGATTTTCTTGGAACCATCATTATCCCCACCTACACATCCATACCATGAACGAAGACGTGGGTCTTGGTTACAAAGGTTGAACAAAAAAACCTTAACACCACAAGTTCTGATCAAGATCGACAGTGACATGAAGATTAACATTAATGTTTAA
- the VPS17 gene encoding retromer subunit VPS17 (similar to Saccharomyces cerevisiae VPS17 (YOR132W); ancestral locus Anc_5.466) — MTSTVPYDEFDSPDNNPFAEPPLEHTDTEQPHESNVASTPATTAEQEVVASTQVSPPSASTLAEETSTQPHDNQHENKETNILPERSDNKLHAIIKVLNVERKGALMEKKENPIIIFDITTNVPTFRKTSYKNIKKTYQEFTELFKYLNGSLPECFIPSLPLSYTNYGIQNKEDQVQLLKCFQNWFNRITMDPFVLRNNEFAFFIECDTGSYLPLNKNNISQTTGLKRKTLKQLAPPYDEVMELAEFRPMVKSIYLLVQGIQEKLLKCSKLRKLMVQEENAVGQGFVKLGDLNTSRGSKLYKRFGKILNAIGDVDSIIATMDMGTLYDGLSWIVRDSYVVKETLTDRHLVMRELSQAQQNSKVKQEQARRLRSKRDSNPLKVDDALRSLKQATRTEQELTLKLQKITANMLIEQKEWLEWYESWLITSIKEYTIRRIEYERKKLTLLERVRQDVRKADVKGGLSRLGREMTSSNGQDVSQSIEGDSWTGENRHRTSGEIDFLSHTEFDHTLGLDIQEEANDGSSDEEEKLKLRLIDLNC; from the coding sequence ATGACTTCTACAGTGCCttatgatgaatttgatagCCCTGATAATAATCCCTTTGCTGAACCTCCCTTAGAACATACCGATACTGAGCAGCCACATGAAAGCAATGTCGCATCTACGCCAGCAACTACAGCTGAACAAGAAGTGGTTGCTTCAACTCAGGTATCTCCTCCTTCTGCTTCTACTCTGGCGGAAGAAACATCCACTCAGCCACATGACAATCAGCATGAGAACAAAGAGACCAATATCCTACCAGAACGATCCGATAATAAACTTCATGCTATAATAAAAGTCTTAAATGTCGAGAGGAAAGGCGCATTAATggaaaagaaggaaaatcccataataatattcgaTATAACGACAAACGTCCCCACATTCCGTAAGACCTCCTAtaagaatataaagaaaacataCCAAGAATTCACtgaattattcaaatatttaaacGGCTCATTACCAGAATGCTTCATACCATCATTACCCTTATCATATACGAATTATGGGATTCAAAATAAAGAGGACCAAGtacaattattgaaatgCTTCCAAAATTGGTTTAATAGGATTACAATGGATCCGTTTGTTCTTCGTAATAACGAATTTGCATTCTTCATAGAATGTGATACAGGTTCATACCTTCCATTgaataaaaacaatatttcGCAAACTACCGgtttgaaaaggaaaactttgaaacaattggCTCCACCTTATGATGAGGTTATGGAATTGGCAGAATTTAGACCTATGGTTAAAtctatttatttacttGTTCAAGGTATAcaggaaaaattattgaagtGTAGTAAATTGAGGAAGTTGATGGTTCAAGAGGAAAATGCAGTTGGACAGGGGTTTGTGAAACTGGGAGATTTAAACACTTCTCGTGGTAGCAAATTATATAAACGATTCGGGAAGATTCTTAACGCTATCGGAGATGTAGATAGTATTATTGCGACTATGGATATGGGGACATTATATGATGGATTAAGTTGGATTGTTAGAGATTCATATGTTGTAAAGGAAACTTTGACAGATAGACATCTTGTCATGAGAGAACTAAGTCAAGCACAACAAAATTCTAAAGTCAAACAAGAACAGGCAAGGAGATTAAGGTCAAAGAGAGACAGTAATCCTTTAAAAGTTGATGATGCATTGAGGAGTTTAAAACAAGCCACACGAACTGAACAAGAGTTGACTTTAAAGTTACAAAAAATTACAGCAAATATGTTGATTGAACAGAAAGAATGGCTTGAATGGTATGAATCGTGGCTAATAACGTCTATTAAAGAGTATACAATCCGTAGAATAGAGTATGAACGTAAAAAACTGACGCTCTTAGAAAGAGTTCGTCAAGATGTTAGGAAAGCAGATGTAAAAGGTGGACTTTCTCGTCTAGGGCGTGAAATGACATCTAGTAACGGGCAAGATGTTTCCCAAAGCATTGAAGGTGACAGTTGGACAGGGGAAAATCGTCATAGAACCAGTGGAGAAATAGATTTTTTATCGCACACGGAATTTGATCATACTTTAGGCTTAGATATACAAGAGGAAGCTAATGATGGAAGTTCTgatgaggaagaaaaaCTAAAGTTGAGGCTGATAGATCTAAATTGTTGA